A genomic segment from Thermodesulfobacteriota bacterium encodes:
- a CDS encoding fused response regulator/phosphatase — translation MDESQKKFSILVVDDNLLNLKLLATTLDNHGYKTFTALDGPTARHFAENESPDIILLDVKMPGEDGFEVIAKLKKNPATASIPVIFLSGVNELESKLTGFDLGAVDYITKPFHPLEVLARVQLHLKLSVATNSLISNQADKLKQITEAQTSMLTTPETEPGAGFGVYYCAVEEASGDFYDVLPISEDIYGYFVADFSGHDIKTSYMTSSVKALLKQNCTPVYRPMESVKIMNDVLLKILPEDKFLTACYACLNRKTREMTVVNAGHPPVVYVAARGKPKFIGLKGDVLGSFSDVAFGQKQLKVTSGDRFYIYSDGLIESSKKKRYWTEGGGELLEACKDVASLPVTEAPEKIMQIMGKNPATCEDDIVVLAIEV, via the coding sequence ATGGATGAATCTCAGAAAAAATTCTCTATCCTGGTCGTAGATGACAATCTTCTGAATTTGAAGCTGCTCGCGACGACGCTGGATAATCACGGCTACAAGACCTTTACCGCCCTGGATGGCCCCACGGCCCGGCATTTTGCCGAAAACGAGTCCCCGGATATCATCCTTCTGGATGTCAAGATGCCGGGAGAAGACGGATTTGAGGTCATTGCCAAGCTCAAAAAGAATCCGGCGACCGCTTCCATTCCCGTCATCTTTCTTTCCGGGGTCAACGAACTGGAATCAAAGCTGACCGGCTTTGACCTGGGCGCCGTGGATTATATCACCAAGCCGTTCCATCCCCTGGAAGTGCTGGCCCGGGTGCAGCTGCATCTGAAGCTCTCGGTGGCCACCAACTCCCTCATCAGTAATCAGGCCGATAAACTCAAGCAGATCACCGAAGCCCAGACCTCCATGCTGACCACCCCGGAGACCGAGCCGGGAGCGGGGTTCGGCGTATACTACTGCGCCGTGGAAGAGGCCAGCGGTGATTTTTACGACGTGCTGCCGATTTCCGAAGACATCTACGGATATTTCGTGGCCGATTTTTCCGGCCATGATATCAAGACAAGCTACATGACCTCTTCCGTCAAGGCGCTGCTGAAGCAGAACTGCACGCCCGTTTACCGGCCCATGGAAAGCGTCAAGATCATGAACGATGTCCTTCTGAAGATACTTCCCGAGGATAAATTTCTGACTGCCTGTTATGCCTGCCTGAACCGGAAAACCAGGGAAATGACCGTTGTCAACGCCGGTCATCCGCCGGTCGTTTACGTGGCGGCCAGGGGGAAACCCAAGTTCATCGGACTGAAGGGGGATGTGCTGGGAAGTTTTTCCGATGTCGCCTTCGGGCAGAAGCAGCTCAAGGTAACGAGCGGGGACCGGTTTTATATTTATTCCGACGGCCTGATTGAATCGTCCAAGAAAAAACGGTACTGGACGGAAGGCGGCGGGGAACTGCTGGAGGCCTGCAAGGATGTGGCGTCGCTGCCGGTGACGGAGGCGCCCGAGA